Proteins found in one Alicyclobacillus cycloheptanicus genomic segment:
- a CDS encoding DUF3311 domain-containing protein: protein MKRAVEVVLFLIPFVGQLFFVGFANSVRTTVMGLPFFMFWWLLWMVLTPICTWLTYLIADHDRGERVS, encoded by the coding sequence ATGAAGCGCGCAGTGGAAGTTGTCCTGTTTCTGATTCCGTTTGTTGGACAGCTTTTCTTTGTTGGGTTTGCGAACAGCGTGCGGACGACCGTGATGGGGCTGCCGTTCTTTATGTTCTGGTGGCTGCTTTGGATGGTTCTCACGCCCATTTGTACTTGGCTGACGTATTTGATTGCCGATCACGACAGGGGTGAACGAGTTTCGTGA
- a CDS encoding sodium:solute symporter family protein, whose product MTTSTLALIVMAVIVLLVVVLGFVAGSDKASRESIEQWTVGGRNFGGIVIWFLIGADVYTAYTFLGLTGYGYSLGVPAFFATPYVVLAYPIAYYFLPKIWAVAKQFHMTTLADYVRERFDSRFLSALVALAGIAFLIPYIDLQLTGIENVVRVTGEISPAGVLVISFLLVGLYTYFSGIRAPAWTSVAKDLLVWVVMLILVIYLPVKWFGGWGQFLHAAQVRHPDYMSLPGHGGNHGAFWFATAAFISAASLFMWPHSSTGSLSSRTGESLRRNAIFLPFYNILLFFVTGLGILALLVVPGQTNSNAALLYLIQKSMGGFGQGIAFATIMLASLVPASLMVIAASNLLIKNIVRDVFAPNIHPRNLTFLTRLSVFLMVILALAFGILFPSSIISLQLQGVSGIVQILPAVVFSLWWRTMHRIPVGVGFIGGIVTVFLAAPLHLPGYAGFWGLVVNVAIVLILSLFLRQRETTHNEVARFLFHRERA is encoded by the coding sequence GTGACTACATCAACATTGGCATTAATCGTCATGGCGGTCATTGTCCTCCTCGTGGTGGTTTTGGGGTTTGTGGCCGGAAGCGACAAGGCGTCGCGCGAATCCATCGAGCAGTGGACGGTCGGCGGCCGGAATTTCGGCGGCATTGTCATCTGGTTTCTGATTGGTGCGGATGTTTACACGGCATACACATTCCTGGGATTGACCGGGTATGGCTACAGCCTTGGGGTCCCCGCGTTCTTTGCGACGCCCTATGTCGTCCTGGCATATCCCATCGCTTATTATTTCTTGCCGAAAATATGGGCGGTCGCAAAACAGTTTCACATGACCACCTTGGCGGATTATGTGCGGGAGCGCTTCGACAGCCGCTTTCTGTCCGCGCTTGTGGCGTTGGCAGGCATCGCTTTTTTAATTCCGTACATTGACCTGCAGTTAACGGGGATTGAGAATGTCGTGCGCGTCACGGGCGAAATCAGTCCGGCCGGGGTGTTGGTCATCAGCTTTCTGCTGGTCGGCCTCTATACGTATTTCAGCGGGATTCGGGCACCGGCTTGGACGTCCGTCGCCAAAGACCTGTTGGTCTGGGTCGTGATGCTCATCCTCGTGATTTATTTGCCCGTGAAATGGTTCGGAGGATGGGGGCAGTTCCTGCATGCGGCACAGGTCCGTCATCCGGACTACATGTCGCTGCCTGGCCACGGCGGCAATCACGGTGCCTTTTGGTTTGCGACCGCAGCTTTCATCTCCGCGGCGTCGCTGTTTATGTGGCCGCATTCCTCAACGGGTTCGCTGTCTTCCAGAACCGGCGAGTCACTGCGGAGAAATGCCATCTTTCTGCCGTTCTACAACATTCTGCTGTTCTTTGTCACTGGACTGGGCATTCTGGCGTTGCTGGTGGTGCCGGGGCAAACCAACAGCAACGCTGCGCTGCTCTACTTGATTCAGAAGTCGATGGGTGGTTTCGGTCAGGGCATTGCTTTTGCGACCATTATGCTCGCGAGTCTGGTGCCTGCATCTCTGATGGTCATCGCGGCATCCAACCTGCTTATCAAAAACATTGTGCGGGACGTGTTCGCGCCGAACATTCACCCCAGAAATCTGACGTTCCTGACGCGCCTGTCCGTGTTTCTCATGGTGATTCTCGCACTCGCCTTTGGGATTTTGTTCCCATCATCGATCATCAGCCTTCAACTCCAAGGGGTTTCGGGCATCGTACAAATTTTGCCCGCGGTCGTGTTCAGCTTGTGGTGGCGCACCATGCATCGCATTCCAGTCGGCGTTGGATTTATCGGTGGCATTGTCACGGTGTTCCTCGCAGCGCCCCTGCACCTGCCCGGGTATGCCGGTTTTTGGGGCTTGGTGGTCAATGTCGCGATTGTCTTGATTTTGAGCCTGTTTCTCCGCCAGCGCGAAACGACGCACAACGAGGTGGCACGTTTCTTGTTTCACCGCGAACGCGCTTGA
- a CDS encoding FTR1 family protein, giving the protein MKSTALRTSLVCLGGAVLLAVLVWQAVTAAGNPDPTAHGISPAAGMIDTAVLVYREGLECILVLSAVVAGLIRTQKVYWKPIAGGAGIGFAATLATWFVLVGILALAATTTSENNIQAATGLLAIVVLLVVMNWFFHRIYWTGWIAFQNRKKKELISSIETANEDKLETVKSVAYKGLVVLGFASVYREGFEVDLFLQSIRMQVGTANVVLGTAFALVLIGITGYFTFIAHQKLPYKKMLVFTGVMLGVVFEIMVGEQVNEMQLANWIPTHSFALNFPAWAGTWFSLFNNWETVIAQVVAAVFIIGSFYAARMERFKPRKAASAAPSATVSVE; this is encoded by the coding sequence ATGAAAAGCACAGCCTTGCGCACCAGCCTGGTTTGCCTCGGGGGCGCCGTTCTGCTCGCAGTACTCGTATGGCAGGCGGTCACCGCGGCGGGCAATCCAGACCCAACCGCACACGGCATTTCACCCGCGGCGGGCATGATTGATACGGCTGTTTTGGTGTACCGTGAGGGGCTGGAGTGTATTTTGGTCCTGTCTGCTGTGGTCGCTGGACTGATTCGCACGCAGAAAGTCTATTGGAAGCCCATTGCGGGCGGGGCAGGCATCGGGTTTGCAGCCACACTGGCGACTTGGTTTGTGCTGGTCGGCATTCTGGCACTGGCGGCAACCACCACGTCGGAGAACAACATTCAGGCGGCGACGGGTCTGCTCGCCATTGTGGTGCTGCTCGTCGTCATGAACTGGTTTTTCCACCGCATCTATTGGACGGGGTGGATTGCCTTTCAAAACCGCAAGAAAAAGGAACTCATTTCTTCGATTGAAACTGCGAACGAAGACAAGCTCGAAACCGTGAAGTCGGTCGCTTACAAGGGGCTGGTTGTGCTCGGCTTTGCGTCTGTCTATCGTGAGGGGTTTGAAGTCGATCTCTTTCTGCAAAGCATCCGCATGCAAGTCGGAACGGCAAACGTGGTGCTCGGCACAGCGTTCGCACTCGTGCTCATCGGCATCACCGGATACTTTACCTTCATTGCGCACCAAAAGCTGCCCTATAAGAAAATGTTGGTGTTCACGGGGGTCATGCTTGGCGTCGTCTTCGAGATTATGGTCGGTGAACAGGTGAATGAAATGCAATTGGCCAACTGGATCCCGACGCATTCCTTCGCCCTCAACTTCCCCGCGTGGGCAGGTACGTGGTTCTCCCTCTTCAACAATTGGGAAACCGTTATTGCACAGGTGGTTGCAGCGGTGTTCATCATTGGCTCCTTCTACGCGGCGCGGATGGAGCGGTTTAAACCGCGCAAGGCCGCATCGGCAGCGCCATCCGCCACGGTATCGGTCGAGTGA
- a CDS encoding 2-isopropylmalate synthase translates to MQNCDKYAREYFMPPVTSLKWTQKEYITEAPMWCSVDLRDGNQALVVPMNLEEKLQYFQLLVSIGFKEIEVGFPAASETEFAFLRTLIEQDLIPDDVTIQVLTQSRDHIIRKTFEALHGAKRAIVHLYNSTSRAQREQVFRKSRQEIIDIAVSGAELVQACAAQTPGNFQFQYSPESFTGTEMDFALDICNHVLDVWRPTPEHKVIINLPATVSMSMPHVYASQIEFMSEHLKHRENVTLSVHPHNDRGTGVADAELGVLAGAQRVEGTLFGNGERTGNVDIVTLALNLFAHGVNPRLNFANLPAIRAAYERLTNMEVGKRHPYAGELVFTAFSGSHQDAIAKGMKWREEDERRYWSVPYLLIDPKDVGRAYEGDIIRINSQSGKGGIGYILEQHFGIDLPAEMREGLGYRVKSVSDRLHKELLPREIYDIFIEEFVNLNAPVEFVGYHVANQVDYLTSVTVRIDGCVMEWTSTGNGRLDAISRAIQQNLGVAYSNLVYKEHAKGVGSASQAVSYIGITSSDGTRHWGCGMDADIFTSSVKALFSVVNKLRPAVSDLVQERSSAGPIRSLYG, encoded by the coding sequence ATGCAGAATTGTGATAAGTATGCCAGAGAGTACTTTATGCCGCCCGTAACGAGCCTGAAGTGGACACAGAAGGAGTACATTACGGAGGCGCCGATGTGGTGCTCGGTCGATCTGCGCGACGGCAACCAGGCGCTGGTGGTCCCGATGAATTTGGAGGAGAAGCTGCAATACTTTCAACTGCTGGTGAGCATTGGTTTCAAAGAAATTGAGGTGGGCTTTCCGGCGGCATCGGAGACGGAATTTGCGTTCTTGCGCACTTTGATTGAGCAGGACTTGATTCCGGACGATGTCACCATCCAGGTGTTGACGCAGTCCCGGGACCACATCATTCGCAAGACGTTCGAGGCCTTGCATGGCGCGAAGCGCGCGATTGTTCACCTGTACAACTCCACCTCTCGGGCGCAGCGCGAGCAGGTCTTCCGGAAATCCAGGCAGGAAATCATCGACATCGCGGTCAGCGGTGCCGAACTGGTGCAAGCATGCGCCGCGCAAACGCCCGGCAATTTTCAGTTTCAATATTCCCCGGAGAGCTTTACGGGAACCGAGATGGATTTTGCCCTCGATATTTGTAACCATGTGCTCGATGTCTGGCGGCCAACGCCGGAACACAAGGTGATCATCAACCTGCCGGCTACCGTCTCCATGTCCATGCCGCATGTCTACGCCAGCCAAATTGAGTTCATGAGTGAGCACCTGAAGCACCGCGAGAACGTCACCTTGTCCGTGCATCCGCACAACGACCGGGGAACGGGCGTGGCCGATGCCGAACTTGGCGTGCTGGCAGGTGCCCAGCGGGTGGAAGGGACGTTGTTTGGAAACGGGGAACGCACCGGCAACGTGGACATTGTCACGCTGGCGTTGAACCTGTTCGCCCACGGTGTGAACCCACGACTCAACTTTGCAAACCTGCCTGCCATCCGTGCAGCGTACGAGCGGCTGACCAATATGGAGGTGGGGAAACGGCACCCGTACGCGGGAGAGCTCGTGTTCACGGCGTTCTCGGGATCGCACCAGGACGCGATCGCAAAGGGGATGAAATGGCGCGAGGAAGACGAACGCCGGTATTGGTCCGTCCCCTATTTGTTAATCGACCCCAAAGACGTTGGCCGGGCGTATGAAGGGGACATCATCCGGATCAACAGTCAGTCGGGCAAGGGCGGTATCGGTTATATTCTGGAGCAGCATTTCGGCATCGACCTGCCAGCGGAAATGCGCGAAGGGTTGGGATACCGGGTGAAAAGCGTGTCCGACCGCTTGCATAAGGAACTGCTGCCACGTGAAATCTACGATATTTTTATCGAGGAGTTTGTCAACCTGAACGCCCCCGTGGAATTTGTGGGATACCACGTCGCAAATCAGGTGGACTACCTGACCAGCGTCACGGTTCGGATCGACGGGTGCGTCATGGAGTGGACCAGCACAGGCAATGGGCGGCTCGACGCCATCAGTCGCGCGATTCAGCAGAATCTGGGCGTGGCCTACTCCAATCTGGTGTACAAAGAACACGCGAAGGGCGTGGGCTCGGCGTCGCAAGCTGTGTCCTACATCGGCATCACGTCGTCCGACGGCACCAGGCACTGGGGCTGCGGCATGGATGCGGACATCTTCACGTCGTCCGTCAAAGCGCTGTTCAGCGTCGTGAACAAACTCCGCCCAGCCGTCTCCGATCTGGTGCAGGAGCGTTCGTCCGCGGGCCCCATCCGTTCTTTATACGGCTGA
- a CDS encoding Fur family transcriptional regulator, with protein sequence MDSHHPDIPTLLKDAGLRVTPQREAILTFLMEYDGHATVDEIYKAIHPTFPSMSMSTVYNTVKHFAQVGLVKEITFGDNASRFDINVKPHHHLVCRKCGALIDFYMDKLPSFSLPPEANGFAIEDYHVEVKGICPSCQRASAV encoded by the coding sequence ATGGATTCACACCATCCTGACATCCCGACGCTGTTGAAGGACGCAGGGCTGCGGGTGACTCCGCAGCGCGAGGCCATCTTGACCTTTTTGATGGAATACGACGGTCACGCCACCGTGGACGAAATCTACAAGGCGATTCACCCAACATTCCCGAGCATGAGTATGTCGACCGTCTACAACACGGTAAAGCACTTCGCGCAGGTGGGGCTGGTGAAGGAGATTACCTTCGGCGACAATGCGAGCCGATTTGACATCAATGTAAAGCCCCATCATCACCTGGTGTGCAGGAAATGTGGGGCGTTGATTGATTTCTATATGGACAAATTGCCATCGTTTTCGCTGCCGCCGGAGGCGAACGGGTTTGCAATCGAGGACTATCACGTCGAAGTCAAAGGGATTTGCCCGTCGTGTCAGCGCGCATCAGCCGTATAA
- the ahpC gene encoding alkyl hydroperoxide reductase subunit C, with product MSLIGTEVKPFKASAYRNGKFVEVTEADFKGKWSVVCFYPADFTFVCPTELEDLQEQYETLKELGVEVYSVSTDSHFTHKAWHDTSEAIGKITYTMIGDPAHVLSRNFDVLIEDQGVANRGTFIIDPDGVIQAIEINADGIGRDASTLVNKIKAAQYVRNHPGEVCPAKWKEGEKTLKPSLDLVGKI from the coding sequence ATGTCACTCATTGGAACCGAAGTCAAGCCGTTCAAAGCATCCGCGTATCGTAATGGGAAGTTCGTCGAAGTTACCGAAGCAGACTTCAAAGGCAAGTGGAGTGTCGTGTGCTTTTATCCAGCGGACTTCACATTCGTTTGTCCGACCGAGCTGGAAGACCTGCAGGAGCAGTACGAAACTTTGAAAGAGCTGGGCGTCGAAGTGTACTCCGTGTCCACGGATTCGCATTTCACGCATAAAGCGTGGCACGACACCTCCGAGGCCATCGGCAAAATCACATACACCATGATTGGTGACCCTGCGCACGTCCTTTCGCGGAATTTCGATGTGCTGATTGAGGACCAGGGCGTTGCCAACCGGGGCACGTTCATTATCGATCCCGACGGGGTCATTCAAGCCATCGAGATTAACGCGGACGGCATTGGCCGGGACGCCAGCACGCTCGTCAACAAAATCAAGGCGGCTCAATACGTACGGAACCACCCGGGTGAAGTGTGTCCGGCGAAGTGGAAGGAAGGAGAGAAGACGCTCAAGCCAAGCCTGGACTTGGTCGGCAAGATTTGA
- the ahpF gene encoding alkyl hydroperoxide reductase subunit F, whose protein sequence is MVLDKDIQAQLEQYLQLMERDVLLKVSAGSDEVSMDMLALVHELASMSPKIQVERVSLPRTPSFRLMRGGEDTGITFAGVPLGHEFTSLVLALLQASGRAPKIEDSLVKQIQSLRGEYHFETYVSLSCNVCPDVVQALNVMSILNPGVTHTMIDGAAFKDEVEAKDILAVPAVYLNGTLFGSGRMSLEEILTKLGSGPTPSELADQDPFDVLVIGGGPAGASAAIYAARKGIRTGIVAERLGGQVLDTLGIENFISVKYTEGPQFAAQLEEHVKQYDIQVMKAQRAKRLEKKSLIEVELESGAVLKSKAVILATGARWRNVGVPGEDKFKNKGVAYCPHCDGPLYQGKDVAVIGGGNSGIEAAIDLAGIVRHVTVLEFMPELKADAVLQKRLYSLPNVTVVTNAATKEITGTDKVDGITYTDRDTGEVHHIDLQGVFVQIGLVPNTEWLGDTVERTRTGEIVVDPRGATSVPGVFAAGDCTNSPYKQIIISMGSGANAALGAFDYLIRT, encoded by the coding sequence ATGGTACTCGATAAAGACATCCAGGCACAGCTCGAACAATATCTTCAATTGATGGAGCGCGACGTCTTGCTCAAAGTCAGTGCAGGCTCTGACGAAGTTTCGATGGACATGCTGGCCCTCGTACACGAGTTGGCCAGCATGTCCCCGAAGATTCAGGTGGAGCGAGTGTCCCTGCCTCGCACGCCGAGTTTTCGTCTGATGCGCGGCGGCGAAGACACGGGTATCACGTTTGCTGGCGTTCCGTTGGGCCATGAATTCACCTCTCTCGTCCTTGCACTGCTGCAGGCAAGCGGCCGGGCGCCCAAAATCGAGGACAGCCTGGTCAAGCAGATTCAGAGCTTGCGTGGTGAATATCACTTTGAGACGTATGTCAGCCTGAGCTGTAATGTCTGTCCTGACGTGGTGCAGGCGTTGAACGTGATGAGCATCCTCAATCCGGGTGTCACGCACACCATGATTGACGGTGCAGCGTTCAAGGATGAAGTGGAGGCCAAGGACATTCTGGCGGTTCCCGCCGTGTATCTGAACGGGACGCTGTTTGGCAGCGGCCGAATGAGTCTCGAGGAAATTTTGACCAAGCTCGGCAGCGGCCCAACCCCGTCGGAACTTGCCGACCAGGACCCGTTTGACGTGCTTGTCATCGGAGGCGGCCCCGCGGGCGCAAGCGCCGCCATTTACGCAGCGCGCAAAGGGATTCGGACAGGCATCGTTGCTGAACGACTTGGCGGACAAGTTCTGGACACACTGGGGATTGAAAACTTCATCAGTGTGAAATACACGGAGGGTCCACAGTTCGCTGCACAACTGGAAGAACACGTAAAGCAGTACGACATTCAGGTGATGAAGGCGCAGCGGGCCAAGCGGCTCGAAAAGAAGTCGTTGATTGAAGTGGAACTGGAAAGCGGCGCCGTTCTGAAAAGCAAGGCGGTTATCCTCGCGACGGGGGCTCGCTGGCGCAATGTGGGTGTCCCAGGAGAAGACAAGTTCAAAAATAAAGGCGTGGCCTATTGTCCGCATTGTGACGGTCCGTTGTATCAAGGGAAAGATGTGGCCGTCATCGGGGGCGGCAACTCCGGCATCGAAGCTGCGATTGACCTCGCCGGCATCGTCCGGCACGTCACGGTGCTCGAGTTTATGCCGGAGTTGAAGGCGGATGCCGTGCTGCAAAAGCGGTTGTACAGCCTGCCGAACGTGACCGTTGTGACGAACGCGGCGACAAAGGAAATTACCGGCACCGACAAGGTTGACGGCATCACTTATACGGACAGGGACACCGGCGAAGTGCACCACATCGATTTGCAAGGTGTGTTTGTGCAGATTGGGTTGGTTCCAAATACTGAGTGGCTGGGCGATACCGTGGAGCGAACCCGGACCGGCGAGATCGTCGTCGACCCACGCGGTGCGACGAGTGTTCCGGGTGTGTTTGCAGCAGGCGACTGTACGAACAGCCCGTACAAGCAAATCATCATCTCAATGGGGTCTGGTGCCAATGCAGCACTGGGTGCATTTGATTACCTCATTCGAACTTGA
- a CDS encoding CBO0543 family protein: protein MGFLIVTIVVLNFVFWWMPKRLTKIEILVTCLFAVMLELLCNIYLDLKLDWYGYFEKGAQWTSMLIIFGIYPAANAIFLNYYQRMKTRVQQFWYIIGCSVFAVVYEWLAEVFGFFYRNEWKLWYSVIVYPFLFLLLVGVLKFVRKLLASEYTRS from the coding sequence ATGGGGTTCCTAATCGTGACCATTGTCGTACTCAATTTCGTGTTTTGGTGGATGCCCAAGCGGTTGACGAAAATCGAAATATTGGTGACCTGCCTGTTCGCAGTGATGCTGGAACTCCTGTGTAACATCTACTTGGACTTAAAGCTGGACTGGTACGGGTATTTCGAAAAAGGGGCGCAGTGGACGTCGATGCTCATTATTTTCGGCATTTACCCTGCAGCAAACGCGATTTTTCTGAATTACTACCAGCGCATGAAAACGCGCGTACAGCAATTTTGGTACATCATCGGATGCTCGGTATTTGCCGTCGTGTATGAGTGGCTCGCCGAGGTATTCGGGTTTTTTTATCGCAACGAATGGAAGTTGTGGTATTCGGTCATCGTTTATCCATTCTTATTCCTCCTCCTGGTCGGCGTTTTGAAGTTCGTGCGTAAGTTGTTGGCCAGTGAATACACCCGCAGCTAA
- a CDS encoding EAL domain-containing protein, which yields MKREKGCGKLNGKNYLSGGGGVKHPFNTLNYIDVTNSITEILEKGSIEMVYQPIVDHTKRKVYAYEALSRPVYRGRFIPPDVWFQAAYERNQSVSVDVLALTSAVSNVTSIPHETNPMLLFVNVMPSSLMERDFRRKLEKIFTDGLCEPKHLVLEVVEYISYDPPALFKCLEPIRSLGVRIALDDVGKGNTSLSTLEELKPDFIKIDRSLTRDVALSSSKQRLLRELTQVMESGDFVIAEGVERWEDVIAVQAAGIHLSQGYYWSRPMPAHELTLLAIQIEIERMALFEIASEKKGVLTDEAVIRKSQELDMLINSLCRNGNGTTRIPPDSF from the coding sequence ATGAAAAGGGAAAAAGGTTGCGGAAAATTAAATGGAAAAAACTACCTTTCGGGGGGGGGGGGGGTTAAACATCCATTTAATACATTAAATTACATTGATGTAACTAATAGTATAACAGAGATTCTCGAAAAGGGTTCCATTGAAATGGTTTATCAGCCCATCGTTGACCATACCAAACGCAAAGTGTACGCGTACGAAGCGTTAAGCCGACCCGTATATCGAGGACGGTTCATTCCACCTGACGTCTGGTTCCAAGCCGCGTATGAGCGAAATCAGTCCGTCTCTGTCGACGTGTTAGCGTTGACATCCGCGGTAAGCAATGTAACGTCGATTCCTCATGAAACGAATCCCATGCTACTCTTTGTCAATGTCATGCCGAGCAGTCTTATGGAAAGGGATTTTCGAAGGAAACTCGAGAAAATCTTTACCGACGGGCTCTGCGAACCCAAACATTTGGTTTTGGAAGTGGTAGAGTACATTTCGTACGATCCGCCCGCATTGTTCAAGTGCTTGGAACCCATTCGTTCTCTTGGCGTACGCATTGCGCTGGATGATGTCGGAAAGGGAAATACCTCGCTGTCAACGCTTGAGGAGCTCAAGCCTGATTTTATCAAAATTGATCGCTCGTTGACCCGAGACGTTGCCCTGTCATCCTCGAAGCAGCGACTCTTGAGAGAGCTGACGCAGGTGATGGAGTCTGGAGATTTCGTGATTGCGGAGGGTGTCGAAAGGTGGGAGGATGTGATCGCGGTCCAAGCAGCAGGTATACACCTCAGCCAAGGGTACTATTGGTCGCGTCCCATGCCAGCGCATGAATTGACGCTGCTTGCTATTCAGATTGAGATTGAAAGGATGGCTCTTTTCGAGATTGCGAGCGAAAAAAAGGGTGTATTAACTGACGAGGCTGTGATACGAAAGAGCCAGGAACTGGACATGCTCATCAATTCATTGTGCCGTAACGGGAATGGTACGACACGAATCCCACCGGATTCATTTTAA
- a CDS encoding nitric oxide synthase oxygenase, whose amino-acid sequence MGLYDEAREFILACYDELGKSRKEAEDRLQDIQGSLARLGTYELTYEELEQGARMAWRNSNRCIGRLFWKTLTVFDERCCTTTSEVADALYKHIEFATNDGKIRPTITVFHPGVRIWNHQLVRYAGYESERGVIGDPHSAAFTRVCEELGWRGRGTPFDVLPLVIQIKDEHPAWFSIPEDLILEVDIRHPDYPQFDAIGLKWYAVPIVSDMVLEVGGLRYPAAPFNGWYMETEIGARNLADVNRYDMLPKVAAFLRLDTQSDASLWKDKALVELNIAVLQSFKESGVTIVDHHTAAKQFERFEERERVEGRHVTGDWTWLIPPVSPATTHIFHRNYDNTIVKPNYFRQEPPYLKHGYL is encoded by the coding sequence ATGGGGCTGTACGATGAAGCACGCGAGTTCATCTTGGCGTGCTACGATGAACTGGGGAAGAGTCGGAAAGAAGCTGAAGACAGATTACAAGACATTCAAGGCAGCTTGGCGCGACTCGGGACATACGAGCTTACATACGAAGAATTGGAACAGGGGGCCCGGATGGCATGGAGAAATAGCAATCGATGTATTGGACGGTTGTTTTGGAAAACACTCACTGTGTTTGATGAGAGATGTTGCACAACGACCAGCGAGGTGGCGGATGCGCTTTACAAACATATTGAGTTTGCCACGAATGACGGAAAAATCAGGCCGACGATTACCGTGTTTCATCCAGGAGTGCGCATCTGGAATCACCAACTCGTCCGCTATGCTGGTTATGAGTCCGAACGAGGGGTCATTGGGGACCCACATTCAGCGGCATTTACGCGTGTCTGTGAAGAATTGGGATGGCGGGGGAGAGGGACACCTTTTGATGTCCTTCCCTTGGTTATTCAAATCAAGGACGAGCATCCTGCTTGGTTTTCCATTCCTGAGGACTTGATTTTGGAGGTAGATATCCGTCATCCCGACTATCCTCAGTTTGACGCAATCGGGTTGAAATGGTATGCAGTGCCGATTGTTTCTGACATGGTGTTAGAAGTGGGGGGACTTCGATACCCTGCAGCTCCCTTTAATGGTTGGTATATGGAAACCGAAATCGGCGCTCGGAACTTGGCGGATGTGAATCGCTACGATATGTTGCCTAAGGTGGCAGCTTTCCTGAGGCTTGACACGCAATCGGATGCCTCTCTGTGGAAAGACAAGGCGTTGGTGGAGTTGAACATTGCTGTCTTGCAGTCCTTTAAGGAAAGTGGTGTCACCATCGTCGATCACCATACTGCCGCGAAGCAGTTTGAACGCTTTGAGGAGCGAGAAAGAGTCGAGGGACGTCACGTCACTGGGGATTGGACATGGTTGATTCCGCCAGTGTCCCCGGCTACGACGCACATCTTTCATCGAAATTATGACAACACCATCGTGAAACCAAACTATTTTCGACAAGAGCCGCCGTATCTGAAGCACGGATATTTGTAA